A part of Gemmatimonadota bacterium genomic DNA contains:
- a CDS encoding peptidase M14, giving the protein MIMIDCDFPGGNIITERIDGDDVFVRQDLRDTDRDWFYWYFRVRGAAGRTVRFHFTGSNVIGTRGPGMSEDGGVTWRWLGNDAVDGQSFVYAFANDADDVRFSFGMPYVQADLDRFLASYVDSDYLVAETLCETHKGRDVEMLYVGRLDGGADLRVLIAARHHCCEMMQSYVLEGIMAAILGEDDLGRWFQGRVECLVIPFVDKDGVEDGDQGKNRKPRDHNRDYVGESVHIETAVMRERVPDWSAGKLKVAIDLHCPWIRSNRNETIYLVGSESEAPWQEQIRFSHILEAERTGGLPFCAADNLPFGVEWNTAENYAAGKSFGRWAGELPGVQLATAIEFPYANVGDLDTSPELARAFGRDLATALKVYLETMV; this is encoded by the coding sequence ATGATTATGATAGATTGTGATTTTCCGGGTGGGAATATCATCACCGAGCGAATTGACGGTGATGATGTGTTTGTTCGACAGGATCTGCGCGATACGGATCGCGACTGGTTCTACTGGTATTTTCGGGTGCGTGGCGCAGCAGGCCGAACCGTGCGGTTTCACTTTACCGGTAGCAATGTGATTGGTACGCGTGGTCCTGGGATGAGTGAAGACGGTGGGGTGACGTGGCGCTGGTTGGGTAATGATGCGGTGGATGGGCAGTCGTTTGTGTATGCGTTTGCGAATGACGCGGATGATGTGCGGTTCAGTTTTGGGATGCCGTATGTGCAGGCCGATCTGGACCGGTTTTTGGCGTCGTATGTGGATTCGGATTATCTGGTGGCGGAGACGTTGTGCGAGACGCACAAAGGACGTGATGTTGAGATGTTGTATGTGGGACGGCTGGACGGTGGGGCGGATCTGCGCGTGTTGATTGCGGCGCGACACCACTGCTGTGAGATGATGCAGTCTTACGTGCTGGAAGGCATAATGGCGGCGATACTTGGTGAGGATGATTTAGGGCGTTGGTTTCAGGGACGAGTTGAATGCCTGGTGATTCCGTTTGTGGATAAAGACGGTGTGGAGGATGGCGATCAGGGGAAGAATCGGAAGCCGAGGGATCACAACCGGGATTATGTCGGGGAGAGTGTGCATATTGAAACGGCTGTGATGCGAGAAAGGGTGCCGGATTGGAGCGCGGGCAAACTGAAGGTAGCGATTGATCTGCACTGTCCGTGGATTCGTAGTAATCGCAATGAGACGATTTATCTGGTGGGATCTGAGTCAGAAGCCCCCTGGCAGGAACAGATACGGTTTTCGCATATTTTGGAAGCGGAACGAACAGGAGGCTTGCCCTTTTGTGCAGCGGATAATTTGCCCTTTGGCGTGGAGTGGAATACGGCAGAGAATTATGCAGCTGGCAAGAGCTTTGGTCGATGGGCGGGTGAATTGCCGGGTGTTCAATTGGCAACGGCAATTGAGTTTCCCTATGCCAATGTGGGCGATCTGGATACGAGTCCAGAACTGGCGCGTGCATTTGGACGCGATCTGGCTACAGCGTTGAAGGTGTATTTGGAGACGATGGTGTGA